In Thermococcus sp., the genomic window AAGGGAAATCTACGAGAGAACCGGGAGCGTAAAGAAGGCCCACGAAGCGGTTAAGGGCATTGTTAACAGGCGCTTCGTCGAGAGGAGCATCTACGAAGGCTACAGAGAGCCAAGGGTTCCAAAGGACTTCCCGACCTTCGAGGAGTTCGCGAAGGAGAGGGGCTACGAAGGCGGCTTCGTCGCCGAGAGGGTCGTAAAGGTTGAGCGGATTAAGCCAAGCTACACCAAATTCTACGACATCGGAGTCTATCACGAGGCCCACAACTTCATAGCCAACGGCGTCGTCGTCCACAACTGCGGCGTCCGCCTCATAAGGACGAACCTCACCGAGAAGGAGGTAAGGCCCCGCATCAAGGAGCTCGTTGACACCCTCTTCAGGAACGTGCCATCGGGACTGGGAAGCAAGGGAAGGGTGAGACTCCACTGGAGTCAGCTTGACGACGTCTTAGCGGACGGTGCCAAGTGGGCCGTTGACAACGGCTACGGCTGGAAGGAGGACCTTGAGCACCTCGAAGAGGGCGGAAGGATGGAGGGGGCTAATCCCGGTGCGGTCAGCCAGAAGGCGAAGCAGAGGGGTGCTCCCCAGCTCGGTTCCCTCGGCTCGGGAAACCACTTCCTTGAGGTTCAGGTCGTTGACAAGGTCTTTGACGAGAAGATAGCGGAAGCGTACGGCCTCTTCGAGGGGCAGGTCGTTGTCATGGTCCACACCGGTTCGAGGGGTCTCGGCCACCAGGTTGCGAGCGACTACCTCAGGATAATGGAGAAGGCCAACAGGAAGTACGGCGTCCCCTGGCCGGACAGGGAGCTGGTCAGCGTCCCGTTCCAGACCGAGGAGGGGCAGCGCTACTTCAGCGCGATGAAGGCAGCTGCCAACTTCGCCTGGGCCAACAGGCAGATGATAACCCACTGGGTCAGGGAGAGCTTTGAAGAGGTCTTCAAGAGGAAGGCCGAGGACATGGAGATGCACATTGTTTACGACGTCGCCCACAACATAGCGAAGGTCGAGGAACACGTCGTCGACGGAAGGAAGGTCACGGTTGTCGTCCACAGGAAGGGAGCCACGAGGGCCTTCCCCCCAGGGCACCCAGACGTGCCCAAAGCGTATCGTGACGTCGGACAGCCGGTTTTGATCCCCGGTTCGATGGGAACCGCTAGCTACGTCTTAGCGGGCGCAGAGGGCTCGATGAAAGAGACGTTCGGTTCGACCTGCCACGGTGCCGGAAGGCTGCTCAGCAGGAAGGCCGCAACGAGACAGTACCGCGGCGACAGGCTCAAGAACGAGCTCGCAAGGCAGGGCATCTACATCCGCGCGGCGTCGCTCAGGGTCGTTGCCGAGGAAGCCCCTGGCGCCTACAAGAGCGTTGACAACGTCGTAAACGTCGTCCACCGGGCTGGCATAGCGAACCTCGTGGCCAGGATGCGTCCGATGGGAGTTGCGAAGGGCTGATTTCTGCTTTCTTCTTTGTCTTTCTCAATAAGATAAAAAGGATGTCAGCTGATGTCGCTGGTCATGAATTTGGCGTAGGCTATTGCGAAGGGGAGGAACAGCATCACGAGGAGCATGGCCAGGTTGTTGAAGCCGTAGGTGAACGAGTCGCTCAGGGGGATGTAGTAGTTGAGGAACCTGTCCCCACCAAATATGTACTGAACTAGCTGGACGTAGTGGTGAGCTGGGTTGAGGAAGTGCAGCCTTGCCATCCAAGTATTTACCGTTTCCTGCCAGACGTCATGGGCGCCAGTCCCCCACGGCGGTTCTGGGCCCGCAAGCCTCGGTGCGGCTATGCCGACCACTATGCCGTAGAAGACCGTGAGGAAGATGGCCAGGCCGACCGCGGCGAGCATAGACGTCTCGGGTTTCTTGAAGAGGGTCGAGAAGAGCACGCCGATTGAGAGGAACGTCAGGGTGTAGAGTATCGTGGCGATGATGGCCAGGAAGGCCCTGAAAAGTGAATCTCCGTCCAGTGGAATGCCCAGTACCAGCATCACTGCCGCTATGGCGACGTAGACAACGAGGTTTGTGAGTACAATCAGCAACCCCATACCGAGGAACTTGCCGTTGATGACCTCGTCCCTGTAAACCGGA contains:
- a CDS encoding RtcB family protein, with translation REIYERTGSVKKAHEAVKGIVNRRFVERSIYEGYREPRVPKDFPTFEEFAKERGYEGGFVAERVVKVERIKPSYTKFYDIGVYHEAHNFIANGVVVHNCGVRLIRTNLTEKEVRPRIKELVDTLFRNVPSGLGSKGRVRLHWSQLDDVLADGAKWAVDNGYGWKEDLEHLEEGGRMEGANPGAVSQKAKQRGAPQLGSLGSGNHFLEVQVVDKVFDEKIAEAYGLFEGQVVVMVHTGSRGLGHQVASDYLRIMEKANRKYGVPWPDRELVSVPFQTEEGQRYFSAMKAAANFAWANRQMITHWVRESFEEVFKRKAEDMEMHIVYDVAHNIAKVEEHVVDGRKVTVVVHRKGATRAFPPGHPDVPKAYRDVGQPVLIPGSMGTASYVLAGAEGSMKETFGSTCHGAGRLLSRKAATRQYRGDRLKNELARQGIYIRAASLRVVAEEAPGAYKSVDNVVNVVHRAGIANLVARMRPMGVAKG
- a CDS encoding ABC transporter permease; translation: MADEEGRKKMNPAWNIALKELYTSVKSKRFIVIMGLYLLIFALAVYGIKDYLIRMGTPRVENNELYLWGSVGEVYMTPLAGLFMINMMIITIIGAVLGAALGADAINREVETGTAKVLLGHPVYRDEVINGKFLGMGLLIVLTNLVVYVAIAAVMLVLGIPLDGDSLFRAFLAIIATILYTLTFLSIGVLFSTLFKKPETSMLAAVGLAIFLTVFYGIVVGIAAPRLAGPEPPWGTGAHDVWQETVNTWMARLHFLNPAHHYVQLVQYIFGGDRFLNYYIPLSDSFTYGFNNLAMLLVMLFLPFAIAYAKFMTSDIS